From the genome of Nitrosomonas sp. Is79A3:
AACGCGATCATCATGATACGAACCAAAACCGCCGGATTCATAAGATCGCAATATGACAATACGTTGCAATCCCTCTATCTGGTCACGGATGGCAAAAAACTCCTGCCATTGATGAGAATTCTCCAGAAGCAGCAATTTGATGTTTGCATCGTTAATGATATAAGCCGCGTTCTCAGCACGATCATCGGTATACAAAGGTATTACGATCAACCCGAGACCGAGCGCCGCTTGCTCGAACATAACCCATTCCGGGCAGTTCCTTGTCATTATTGCCACTCGGTCACCTGGAACCAGCGCTTCCTGTTCAAGCGCCGCCTGCCACCGGGCAACCAGTTGATTCATTCTTTCCCAGGTATAACAACTCCACTGTTCGCTAACTAAATTGAAATAACGGTACGCCACTTCTTTCGGCGAGCGTTGCACACGTTCATTAAAAAGACCATCCAGTGTTATTGCCGTCTCCGACGAAATGACACTCGTCATTCCGTCTTGCTCAATTTGCATAACTTTCCCTTTTACTTCAGTTAAAAATTCCAATCCAGCTCTTGGAGTATTTCGGACTCCTACTTAACTTTACTCCACTGTATCCTTATTTTCACTGGCTGTCTTGGCGCTCTCTGTACTTTCGCTGGCCGTACTGGCCGTATCATCACCACGCTTGGCAGCAGCAGTATTTTTATCACTATTTACTGCACTTCTGGTTGCTTTGCCGCCCCCATTACTAGCGGTTTTGGTTTCCTTACCAAAATCAGGTGGAAAATCATCCACCTTAACCACCCGGCTGCGCAAATCTTTCATCTTATTTAGCAAATCGGCTTCTGCAGCAGTGATGACTTTGAGTGCCAATGCCTGGGCAATTTTCTCATCGCCTCGCGCAGTAATCTGACGCAACTTAGTAGCTTCCCGCAGCTTGGCCTCAACCGCCCCGCACTCGATAACACACTGCAAGGCCAATTCCAAATCCGCCATCGGCTCGTTATCCGCTGTCGGCACATAGATCCCGGTCGTCAATCGATCCCTTACGGCACCCGGTTCCATCATTAACCGGGAAACTTCATGCGCCAGGTCGTCAGCAGGCCGTTTGCAGCGTTTGCCGAGCGGAAAAACCAACGCTCTCAGCAACCAGATCAGTGCAATATGTCCGGGGAAGTTAGTCAGAAATTCATCGAAAGCCTGTTGCATTTGATACATGGCATCCTGCATCGACCAGTGCAACAGCGGTAAATCAGCGCTAGGACGGCCATCGTCCTCGAAACGTTTCAATGTCGCCGAGCACAAATAAAGCATGCTCAAAATATCACCCAGTCTCGCAGATAATCTTTCTTTACGTTTGAGAGAGCCGCCTAATCGCATCAGCCCGACATCGGCGATAAAGGCGAAGCTGGCGGAAAAACGTGCCAGTTGGCGATAATAAACGGCCGTTTCCGGGGAGCTGTTTTCCGGCGCATTGTCTTTTATATAATCACCAAACAATGCGTACACCAAACTGTTGGCGGTATTACACAGCGTAAACTTTGCATGCCCTATCAATGCTTCATCAAATGCCAGCGACGCGCTATCCGGGTTCTTATCATGAGTGGCGTTGACTTCTTTTAACAGATAAGGATGGCAACGGAGCGCACCCTGACCAAAAATGATCATGTTGCGCGTCAGAATATTGGCGCCTTCCACGGTGATGCTGACGGGAATCTGCTGATAAGTGCGCCCCAAATAGTTTCTCGGGCCGATACAGATTGCTTTGCCGCCGTGAATATCCATGGCATCGTTAACCGCTTGACGCCCCCTCTCGGTCAGATGGTATTTGACGATCGCCGAGGCCACCGAAGGTTTCTCACCCAGATCCACCGAACCGGCTGTCATAACCCGCGCGGCATCCATCATGTAAGTATTACCGCCAATCCGCGCCAGCGCTTCCTCAATTCCTTCGAAATAACCGATCGGCGTTTTAAATTGCGTGCGCACCCGGCTATACGCGCCAGCGGTTCGTGCTGCCAATTTTGCCGCGCCCACACTGGTGGCTGGCAACGAAATGGCGCGCCCGACTGACAGACAATTCATCAACATGCGCCAGCCTTGCCCGACCCCTTCTTGTCCGCCGATGATCCAATCCATGGGAATGAATACCTCTTTACCCCAATTCGGACCATTTTGGAATGCCCCATTGAGCGGATAATGCCGCCGCCCGATATTCACCCCAGGGGTATTGGTGGGAATGAGCGCCAGGGTAATCCCGAGATCTTCATTTCCGCCGAGTAATTTGTCGGGATCATACAGCTTGAATGCCAGACCTAAAATGGTCGCAACCGGCCCCAGGGTAATATAGCGTTTTTCCCAGGTTACCCGCATGCCCAGGACATCTGTTTTGCCTTCATATTCACCCCGGCAGACGACAGCAAAATCCGGCATGGAACCGGCATCGGACCCGGCTTCCGGTGAAGTCAGCGCAAAACACGGCACTTCCAGACCCTTGGCAAGACGCGGCAGATAATATTCTTTCTGTTTCTCGGTGCCATAATGCAACAACAGCTCAGCCGGTCCCAATGAATTCGGCACCATCACCGTCACTGCCGCCGTACCGCTGCGCGAACCGATTTTCATCACGACTTCAGAGTGTGCCAGCGCCGAAAATCCATAACCGCCATACTGCTTGGGGATAATTAAACCAAAAAAGCCTTTTTCCTTGATAAATTGCCAGACTTCCGGCGGCAAATCTTTCAACTCATGCGTAATTTGCCATTCATCCAGCATCGCGCACAATTGCTCAACCGGACCATTGAGAAAAGCTTGCTCTTCCGCCGTCAATTGCGGCTTT
Proteins encoded in this window:
- a CDS encoding acyl-CoA dehydrogenase, whose product is MLMFLFYVILLLVAVISLILAVPVIRRFLVSNQILKIFRKMLPQISQTEQEALDAGTVWWEGELFSGKPDWKKLLAYPKPQLTAEEQAFLNGPVEQLCAMLDEWQITHELKDLPPEVWQFIKEKGFFGLIIPKQYGGYGFSALAHSEVVMKIGSRSGTAAVTVMVPNSLGPAELLLHYGTEKQKEYYLPRLAKGLEVPCFALTSPEAGSDAGSMPDFAVVCRGEYEGKTDVLGMRVTWEKRYITLGPVATILGLAFKLYDPDKLLGGNEDLGITLALIPTNTPGVNIGRRHYPLNGAFQNGPNWGKEVFIPMDWIIGGQEGVGQGWRMLMNCLSVGRAISLPATSVGAAKLAARTAGAYSRVRTQFKTPIGYFEGIEEALARIGGNTYMMDAARVMTAGSVDLGEKPSVASAIVKYHLTERGRQAVNDAMDIHGGKAICIGPRNYLGRTYQQIPVSITVEGANILTRNMIIFGQGALRCHPYLLKEVNATHDKNPDSASLAFDEALIGHAKFTLCNTANSLVYALFGDYIKDNAPENSSPETAVYYRQLARFSASFAFIADVGLMRLGGSLKRKERLSARLGDILSMLYLCSATLKRFEDDGRPSADLPLLHWSMQDAMYQMQQAFDEFLTNFPGHIALIWLLRALVFPLGKRCKRPADDLAHEVSRLMMEPGAVRDRLTTGIYVPTADNEPMADLELALQCVIECGAVEAKLREATKLRQITARGDEKIAQALALKVITAAEADLLNKMKDLRSRVVKVDDFPPDFGKETKTASNGGGKATRSAVNSDKNTAAAKRGDDTASTASESTESAKTASENKDTVE